The Lonchura striata isolate bLonStr1 chromosome 8, bLonStr1.mat, whole genome shotgun sequence genomic interval AGCACTGTTTAGGTCCAGAGCAACTCTGGGAGGCAGGTGAATATGCCCCAGTGATGGCACACTCCTGTGAAGCAGCCAGCCTGGCTCGCAcctctggcagctcccagcgACCAGGTAGTTCCCATCCGGCCATATCAGGCATGTTCCCAGCTCTACTAGCCCTAGAGATGAGGTGCAAGGACACAAAGAGCCATGGGAGAGCTAGAGGGCATGACTCCTCTTTAGGCAAGTCTAGCTAACCCCATCAGCgctcccatccagcctggcacaCCTCACACTGCAGCTGCTGATGAAGCCACCCCTCTGGCAAAGGACTTGCACCGTTCCTTACCTCAGCCACAAAGTTCTGCTGAAACGTCTCCTCCTGGAAGGGCTCTGTCCGCAGGCGGTCTGCAAGGGAGAGAGGGATCAGCCTGGGCAGGTTTGGCCAGACCTCCCACCCCAGCTTCCCCTTTCCCTGACCACAGGGTGAGGATGATGCAGGGGAAAAGCTCCAGCATGCTCTTCCCAGAATCAGCAGGAAACACCAGCAGGCCTCTCAGGCTAGGGACACATCACCTGGTTAGCAGAAGGTGCAAGGACTACAAGGAAATTGGAAAAACATGGTTGAGCTTGCTGATGTACACAGCAGCCAGCCAGGCAATAGTCCATCCACACTTGTCCCAGCACTTCTGCATTGAGGAGTAGGGAACGGTGGCAGGCATGCTCAACACCATTCCCAGATCTTACAGCTGGAACAAGCCGTCCGAGTCTGTGGGACAGGACACTGCTTGTCCAGCTGCTCATCTGAAGGGGTGAGCCAGCCTGTGTCTTCCTCTTGCACGACAAGGATATTGTATTCTGCTCTGCACCTTGTCCAAAACACTAGTTTTTCCACATTGCTGCTAAGATGTGGTCTGGAGAAGCAGCTGGCCGGATTTGCTCAGCATTAGGCTGCAATGGACAAGACAGGCCAGCTGCTCACCAGCATCAGTCCCTGGACCCAAGACAAGTtgtccaggctgctccaagccctgcagAGATTGCATGCAGCAGGGTAGAGGGAAGTGCAGCTGACCAATGCAGCTCTAGTGCACCTACAGGGCAGATCCAGGCTGCTGTGGTGAGACACCAGTCATGGGACAAGGTCTGGACCACAATATCTTCCTGGACATGATACACAAGCCCAGGCTGACCCCCATTAGTCTCTGCATGCTCAGGGCACCATGTTCCTGCAGAAGCGCAGGTATcacctgtggcagcaggacaaAGCATGGCAATAGCAAGGGATGGCCCAAAAAACAGCGCCCAGCCAATCTCCATAGGTGGGGAACAAACCACCAGCTTAGGGTGGCCCCAAGGGGGCTACTGTCTGCCCATCAGCCTGATGGCAAAGCGGGCTGGGCACTGGAGGGGGGCCCATGAGCACGGCTGCACTTCCCACGTTAGGGAGAGCCGGGAGCCCCTGGTTGCTCTCCAAGCACTCAATGAGCTCCTGCACTTGGGAAGGGAGCCTGACACCACTGCagggccagcccttgctggcACCCCCGCTGGCTCCTGGGGACCAGCCAGGTGCTCTCACAGTAGTGGAGAACCCCTTGGCGACTCCCCAGCTTCTGCAGCTATCGGTCAAGGGCTGCTCCTCCCACAGCTCTCCCCAGCTTTCTGGCTACTGTTGTGCTGCTGGCTTAGCTAAACATGAAACACAAGCCAGGCTGGGTAATAGCCAGAGGGAGCAAAGCACACCAGCCCAGTGCTAAGGAGAAAACTTGCTCTCTGCCCCAGGCATCCCTCCTCACCTCTGCTGAGAGTGGCCCCACTCTCCCTGTAATCTTCAATCTCAGCATCcttctggagcagcagggaaatcAGCTCCTGCACCTGGCACTGCAGCGCCAGGTTCATCTGAATCAGGGGCCGCACAAGGTGACGGAACACCTACAATGGAGGAGGGATGCTCTAGGAAAGGTCCAGGTCTAGGAAGGCACACAGCTGCCCACAGAGTGGTCAAAGCAGGGCACCCGGCAAGGTCCTAGcaagagctgcagcccagctcacGCAGGGTTCCACAAAATAGCCCATATCTCACACACATCCAGTGGGAAATGGGGTGCAACAGGAAACAGAGAGCCCCCCATGTGCCACCCAGACCCTCCCCACGGCTCTGCACACCTTCTGGCATGTTTCTATGCAAGAAACAGGCATGGCTGGGTGAAAAACCAGAAAGACCCAAGGCGTCAAGCTATGGGTTGATGAACAGGACAGAGTGTTACTCACAGGGAAGTAAGATCAGAAGCAAAAGAGATCTCAACATGCAGGACTTGTGCATGTTCTCCATTGCAGCCCCCCAGTATACCCTCTAAGCTTATACCATACCTGCCCCATGCAGAGCCCTGGGCATGTCCTCTGTCttggagcccagctgggccacCCTGGCCCAGAAGGCACACAAAGCAGCCTCTCTCCTATCACCTCCTTCAGTCTCTGCAAGGGTATTTGAGATGCCCCAGCCTATTGTGCCCCTTGATTCTGTGGCCAGACTGAGTCCATGGGTGAGAGGACAGCAAACCCAGCATTGCTCCTGAAGCATTCTCGCTCCTCTGGCAAGCCCACActgggctctgtgctttgcTCACCCTCAGGTATGACCCCAGAGGTGATGGCCATGACCCACTGGAGAACATGGAGTGCACcgcctgcagcagagctgggatgggcCAAGCCAGGTAGGCTCTATGCCTTCCTcaagccctgggctggggcagagttGATCCCCATTGCTTCATCCACACCAGCCACACTCAGCACCCCCAGCTGCTTCCCACCTCCATGGTGTCTTGCAGACATCCAGCGTGTGTGTCCAAGATaaagcagaggagcagctgggaacaGGGGCTTTGCACCCCCTCAGCTCAGCCTCTGCGTCTTGGCCCAGGAGGGACACCAAGTTGCTGGGGTAAGCCAAGCCAGGAGCCCGATTTCGCGCTCCCCAGCTCGACCTCGACGGGGAGAAGAGCCCCCGCAGCAGCTGGGGAGCCCGGCTGTCCCCCCGCGATGCCCAAGCACGGCCGTTCAGGGCCGAGGAAAGGCGGCCCGCAGCCGAGCggcgccggggctgccggggctgccggggctgccggggctgccggggctgccggggctgccggggctgccggggctgccggggctgcctcccgccggcggcggggccgcagcgccggcggggccgggccgcgccgggcggtTCGCGGGCGCCGGGCGCCCTCTTGTGCGCGCAGGGACGCAGGGCCCGGGGGAGCGCCCCTGCCGGGCCCGGAGGGGCTGCCTCTGCGAGCGCAGCGTGCCGGGCAGCCCCGGGAAAGAGCAAACCCTGAAAAGCCGGGAGAATCCGCTGTGATTCCGCCCGTCATGACACACCACCTGCGGGCCGTCTGGGGGTACCTGCCGCCCTGTGCCCTGCTTCAAGGCTTGCTCCTAAAGAGAACAGCATCGCTCTGCTCTACAGAGTGCTGGCGGGGCATCACCCCACACTGGGCATCGAATTATTGAAAGGTTTGCTTTGGAAGGGATTTTTGATATAACTCagtagatcaggttgctcaaagtcccatccaacctggtatTGAATGCTTTCAAGAATGGAACATCcataacttctctgggcaacgtATTCCAGTGCCTCAACACCCTCATAATGAAGACTTTTTTTCTAGCAGCAAATCTAAATGTTGCCTCTTATAGTTGAAAaacatttccccttgtcctatcacaaCCTGCCCATATAAAAAgctgttcttcctctttttaaTAAGCCCTCTTCAAGTACCggaaggctgcagtgaggtcactccagagccttctcttctccatgcAAAACAATCCCATCTCTCACAACCTGTCTTTGTAGGAGATGAGCTCCAGCCCTCTTATCATCTTTGTAGCTCTCCTCTGGATCTCCTCTAATACGTTAATGTTTTTCTTGTGCCAAGCAGCCCATATTTTGATGCAGAACCCCAGATGGGCTCTCATGAGGTCATTTCACTTATGCCCCAGCAGCAGTATGTGCTGGGCCATCTCTGTAGCTGCATGGCACAAACCAAAGCCTCAATGGGAAGGAATGGGGACAGTAAGCCTTGGGAGAGGCAGAAGGCAGAGTCAGGCAATCTACAGTCACCAGCGTGCCTCGAGACTACTCAAAAGCCTCTAAGCGTAAGGAGATAATCCTTCATTTTGGCCACTCCCCTCCCTGAactctctgcagctttgctcaccatctccaagggagctgggcagcagtggaagTCCCAGTAGAAGGGCAGTCCTGACAGCTCGCTTTTCACGTGCAGCCTGAGGCCATTGGGAGAGCGGTGGCAGGAGAAGGCAGTGGTGGCACccggctgccctgccagcaagGGGCACATCAAGTTGCACAAGTGGTTCAGGAAGGAGGACACGTGGACTGTCAGCCGCTTGTTCAGCTCCTGGGAAAAGGCAAGGTTAGAGGACATGGCACAGCACTGGGGAAAAGCCAGCAGAAATCCCAACACCAAAGGAGTCAAACTACTGCATGTTCCACAGCAAAAAGCCATCCCTGGGCCTTGGCTTCTAGCTCTCTGACATGACGTTCTTCACTGATTCTCCCAAGCCAGCCATGCTGGGAAGACTCCCATATCCTGCCAGTTCAGGATGGGCAGGGTGCAACAGTCTGCACTAGCACATCTGTTCTGCATGCCACCACAAGCACCATAGCCTGGCTGAGAGCAAACAGCAGGAcaatctgtcagagctgggggatggctgcagccttctgtccctcctgccaccAGCCACTCAGCATTATGTGACAGAGGGACATGCCCCTCCAATGGCACATGAAGGCCTGGGCTCATGGGCTGAGGAGATGAGGCACAGCTCCATGCATTTTTGGGGGCCAAGCTGACAGGATGCCCCATGAGAGACTACCAGCTATGAATGTGAACAGAATCTCTCTGTCACGAGTAGAAGGCAGCCTTGTTTCAAGCTCCTCTTTAGTACATTGACCCTGGGAAAACCAGCTGCCCATCCAGCCCACAAGTGAAGAGACTGTGCCAGCCTCTGTATGCAGACCCACCTGGCTGCCCCAGGCGTGCTAAATAGTGTGGCCCACTCTCCTGGGAGAAGGGTGTTTGGCCAAATGGGGTGAGAGGGCTTGGGCAGAGCCACACAGGGACTTCCCAGGTTGGGCATTTGCACCCGACCCCAGTCAGACCCAACAGCCACTGTGTCACCAAGCAATTTATGCTGGTATGTcagctgctgggaggagaaaaggaggccCCTGGCCTTTTCAGACACTCACCTTGGACCTTTGTCCCACAGCCTCGGCATCTGTACTCTCGTACCAGACACTGTTGAGGTCAGAGATCAGCAGGATATAGCCACTATCCCTGAAGCACACTTTGGCAAGAAAAGTGGACTCGCCAAAGCGAACAGAAGCCCAGGGCTGGGTCAGGAGGCTGCTTTCCAGCTCCTCGGAGCCCTCCATCTGCAAGAGAGCAACCAGGTCTCCACCTCACCCCCCACCCAGGAAGACCTGGTTCCTGGGGTGGCCTCACAGGGGCCGTCAGTCCCGGCTGGCCCATTTATGACCTGACAGCACAGAAGTGAGGATACTCAGCCAGCTGAGGTCACACATGCAGCCGCAGAGCTGGGGCCTGAGTTtcgggagctgctgcagggcaggtcCTGCCGCAGCTCACAACGAGCACCCCAGATGCACCAGCGGAACTGCTGCCTCCCCGGCTTATCCGCTGCTTGCTGGCGCTAACACGGCAAGACCTGCACGCCCAAATGAGCACTCGGGCTGCCCCGCCGGCACCGGGCGGGCAGCTGGGTGCCGcaccctcctcctgctgctggggcaccCATCCCTGCGCTCCCTGCGAGCCCGAGCCGTGCCTGCCTGCGCTGACACCGGGCAGACCGCCGGCAGCCCACGGCTGCTTCCCGCTCCTCCCTGGGACCGGCTCCACGCCTCCCGAAACACTCGGGGACCAGCGACCGCGGGGTGCCCGCAGGCCTGGGGCTCTGCGGAGCCGCAGCTTTACC includes:
- the NHEJ1 gene encoding non-homologous end-joining factor 1 translates to MEGSEELESSLLTQPWASVRFGESTFLAKVCFRDSGYILLISDLNSVWYESTDAEAVGQRSKELNKRLTVHVSSFLNHLCNLMCPLLAGQPGATTAFSCHRSPNGLRLHVKSELSGLPFYWDFHCCPAPLEMVFRHLVRPLIQMNLALQCQVQELISLLLQKDAEIEDYRESGATLSRDRLRTEPFQEETFQQNFVAETLPRICSAGEGQAFASALQQLYTAVTQQEVKQARKPHCSEDDVDTAPTAETTKHPPSPAASQEDETTSSSERNSPASSPAQKPRLSAAKAKPKKAKGLFS